A section of the Struthio camelus isolate bStrCam1 chromosome 18, bStrCam1.hap1, whole genome shotgun sequence genome encodes:
- the ADRM1 gene encoding proteasomal ubiquitin receptor ADRM1 isoform X1, whose protein sequence is MSSGALFPSLVPGSRGSSSKYLVEFRAGKMSLKGSTVTPDKRKGLVYIQQTDDSLIHFCWKDRTSGNVEDDLIIFPDDCEFKRVPQCTTGRVYVLKFKAGSKRLFFWMQEPKTDKDEEHCRKVNEYLNNPPMPGALGGNASGGHELSALGGEGGLQSLLGNMSHNQLMQLIGPTGLGGLGGLGALTGPGLASLLGSGGPPTSSSSSSSRSQSAAVTPSSTTSSTRVTPAPSVPAAASVTSPSPVPSSGNGTSSATSPTQPIQLSDLQNILATMNVPSGAGGQQVDLATVLTPEIMAPILANAEVQERLMPYLPSGESLPQTAEEIQNTLTSPQFQQALSMFSAALASGQLGPLMSQFGLPAEAVDAANKGDVEAFAKAMQNSVKSDQKEGDSKDKKDEEEDMSLD, encoded by the exons ATGTCTTCAGGTGCATTGTTTCCAAGCCTGGTGCCAGGCTCCCGTGGCTCTTCCAGCAAATACCTGGTGGAATTTCGGGCAGGAAAGATGTCCCTGAAAGGCAGCACTGTAACCCCAGACAAGAGAAAAGGCCTCGTTTACATCCAGCAAACTGATGATTCCCTCATTCACTTTTGCTGGAAAGACAGGACTTCAGGCAATGTTGAAGAT gatttgattatttttcctgatGACTGTGAATTCAAGAGGGTACCTCAGTGTACTACTGGTCGTGTGTATGTGTTGAAGTTCAAAGCAGGATCAAAACGACTCTTCTTCTGGATGCAG GAGCCGAAGACAGATAAAGATGAAGAACACTGCCGTAAAGTGAATGAGTATCTTAACAATCCCCCAATGCCTGGTGCTTTAGGTGGTAACGCAAGTGGAGGCCATGAACTCTCAGCATTAGGAG gtgAGGGTGGCTTGCAAAGCCTTCTTGGAAACATGAGCCATAACCAGCTCATGCAGCTGATCGGACCAACGGGCTTAGGAGGACTTG GTGGGCTGGGTGCACTGACAGGTCCTGGACTGGCTAGTTTACTTGGAAGTGGGGGACCCCCGACCAGCAGTTCATCATCAAG CTCTCGCAGCCAGTCAGCTGCTGTGACACCATCTTCCACGACTTCTTCTACACGTGTAACGCCTGCCCCGTCTGTTCCTGCGGCTGCATCTGTGACCAGTCCGAGTCCTGTACCGAGTTCGGGTAATGGAACCAGCTCAGCCACAAGCCCAACCCAGCCCATTCAATTGAGTGACCTTCAGAACATTTTAGCTACTATGAATGTGCCATCTGGAGCAGGAGGACAGCAAG ttGACTTGGCTACTGTTCTGACTCCTGAGATAATGGCTCCCATTCTAGCCAATGCCGAAGTTCAAGAGCGGTTGATGCCTTACCTTCCCTCAGGGGAATCTCTGCCGCAGACAGCAGAAGAGATTCAGAATACCCTGACATCTCCTCAGTTTCAGCAG GCATTGAGCATGTTCAGTGCTGCCCTAGCTTCTGGACAGCTTGGCCCCCTAATGAGCCAGTTTGGCTTACCAGCAGAGGCAGTAGATGCAGCAAATAAAGGCG ATGTAGAAGCGTTTGCCAAAGCAATGCAGAACAGTGTCAAGTCAGACCAAAAGGAAGGCGACTCTAAGGACAAGAAAGATGAAGAGGAAGATATGAGTTTAGATTAA
- the ADRM1 gene encoding proteasomal ubiquitin receptor ADRM1 isoform X2, with product MSSGALFPSLVPGSRGSSSKYLVEFRAGKMSLKGSTVTPDKRKGLVYIQQTDDSLIHFCWKDRTSGNVEDDLIIFPDDCEFKRVPQCTTGRVYVLKFKAGSKRLFFWMQEPKTDKDEEHCRKVNEYLNNPPMPGALGGNASGGHELSALGGEGGLQSLLGNMSHNQLMQLIGPTGLGGLGGLGALTGPGLASLLGSGGPPTSSSSSSSRSQSAAVTPSSTTSSTRVTPAPSVPAAASVTSPSPVPSSVDLATVLTPEIMAPILANAEVQERLMPYLPSGESLPQTAEEIQNTLTSPQFQQALSMFSAALASGQLGPLMSQFGLPAEAVDAANKGDVEAFAKAMQNSVKSDQKEGDSKDKKDEEEDMSLD from the exons ATGTCTTCAGGTGCATTGTTTCCAAGCCTGGTGCCAGGCTCCCGTGGCTCTTCCAGCAAATACCTGGTGGAATTTCGGGCAGGAAAGATGTCCCTGAAAGGCAGCACTGTAACCCCAGACAAGAGAAAAGGCCTCGTTTACATCCAGCAAACTGATGATTCCCTCATTCACTTTTGCTGGAAAGACAGGACTTCAGGCAATGTTGAAGAT gatttgattatttttcctgatGACTGTGAATTCAAGAGGGTACCTCAGTGTACTACTGGTCGTGTGTATGTGTTGAAGTTCAAAGCAGGATCAAAACGACTCTTCTTCTGGATGCAG GAGCCGAAGACAGATAAAGATGAAGAACACTGCCGTAAAGTGAATGAGTATCTTAACAATCCCCCAATGCCTGGTGCTTTAGGTGGTAACGCAAGTGGAGGCCATGAACTCTCAGCATTAGGAG gtgAGGGTGGCTTGCAAAGCCTTCTTGGAAACATGAGCCATAACCAGCTCATGCAGCTGATCGGACCAACGGGCTTAGGAGGACTTG GTGGGCTGGGTGCACTGACAGGTCCTGGACTGGCTAGTTTACTTGGAAGTGGGGGACCCCCGACCAGCAGTTCATCATCAAG CTCTCGCAGCCAGTCAGCTGCTGTGACACCATCTTCCACGACTTCTTCTACACGTGTAACGCCTGCCCCGTCTGTTCCTGCGGCTGCATCTGTGACCAGTCCGAGTCCTGTACCGAGTTCGG ttGACTTGGCTACTGTTCTGACTCCTGAGATAATGGCTCCCATTCTAGCCAATGCCGAAGTTCAAGAGCGGTTGATGCCTTACCTTCCCTCAGGGGAATCTCTGCCGCAGACAGCAGAAGAGATTCAGAATACCCTGACATCTCCTCAGTTTCAGCAG GCATTGAGCATGTTCAGTGCTGCCCTAGCTTCTGGACAGCTTGGCCCCCTAATGAGCCAGTTTGGCTTACCAGCAGAGGCAGTAGATGCAGCAAATAAAGGCG ATGTAGAAGCGTTTGCCAAAGCAATGCAGAACAGTGTCAAGTCAGACCAAAAGGAAGGCGACTCTAAGGACAAGAAAGATGAAGAGGAAGATATGAGTTTAGATTAA